ATCAAGGGGATGTATACTAAAACGCCGGGTTCGTCTGAAGCAGCTCAATTCATTTTCGCcgcactttcttttttttaactcgcTTGGGCAATGGAATTGAAAATCTCTTCAGGCGACTTAAAAATCACAAGGCCAAGTGAATTGGGTAGGTTTATACGTACCTTCAATTATAACAGAATCGGCCGTTACGTAGACTCCATTGCTGACCGCGTAATTGGAGAACAATAGGACGTAGCCAATAATGATGTAAACGACACAGTGGGTTTTACTCATCCTGGTGAATTTGGCGCTAGGTGATTAAGAAATTGCATCGGCAAGAGAAGTTTTGTTAACTGTATTAATGAGAGATAAATGCAAAACTTTCCAGTGTAGCGCATACGAAAGTCTTCTCTCAATGTACTAGAGCTCTGATTTTCTTCACAGGTAGTCTGATACTGATTCATTTCACGTTTGTGTTCTAGAATTAGAATTGTTTCGCGTGAAATTCCCTTTCCGAGATATTCACCattccattttatttgttgacgagaggcattttttaaaaatcttactTGTAGCCTATTAgatggaatttaattttattcataatCAACTCCTCCGGAACTCTGGAACTGAAAATACCGGCCTGAATCCATGGATTACCAGGTGACGACCGAACGAATATATCGGGCCACCACCATCAGCCTGTGAcaatgaaatatgaaaaatcttatctaaataatacaatacaCTCGTAATCTCGTATACCACGCATAACCTGTGGATTCACAACTGGATTTTAAAAACTCGTTgaagaaatgaatatttatcaTAGACGTCAAGATGCAATTTAATAGTATTTGAGACAGTATAGCCAATCGTATGACATTCTTATATTTATGAAAACTCTATAAGAGATGCTGATGCTGGGAATGAACACAAAGGAGACACATTAGCACCGTTGAATATTTGttgattaattaaataatttaattaattctgGTTTTCCCATGTGTTTCTTGATCCAAGGCAAAAATGAAGACACCCTGGTGTATACAGAACGATATTCTGCGCTTGCACATCCTGcaacaataaaaacatataGCAGTACAAGTCATATAAAATATTGATATGAGACTGTGTAATTAAACGTAATCGTCTGAATCAACTCATCAAGTCCAAAACTGACTATACCGGCCTGAATCCACGGAGAACCTGGTGTCGATCTAACAAACAGCGGACCACCACTATCACCCTGAAACAATTCAAGCATTTTATTCAATCGATCCGTTAAATAACAATATGCTCTTTTTCATTACGTTGCAGGATCCTATGCCGGGAGATGTGGTGCAGAGCATACTGCTTTATTTGATTACGAATCCCCGCAAGAAGAACAATAAGTAGCTTTTAGCGCATTGAGCCTTGCTAATAACTTCAATTGTAGCTTGCTGTAAGTTAGGTGATAGAGATCCACCtggatttcaaacaaaaagacgaAGACATATACGGTGAAAACTcgtaaattaataaattcgtTAAATTCAAAATCTCTACATTCAATTGCGATTGTGTACGACCTTCAGACGTCATTTCCCATCCAACTCGCCCTTTGACTGGCGTACTGGTCGTTGGAACTATCTGATGGCAAGGAGACGGGAGATATGGTCGACGTGTGAGTCACGGGTGAGTCCAGCGTCAAAACAGCGACGCCATTTGCCTAGTATGATATGAAACGATAATACAATGAATCTAATTGCGATTTTATGTGCTGTTAAATAACTCACCAAATTGATGTCGGTTAAAAATAACGGATGACGGGCTGCGCTCTTTACCTTTTTAACCACTTGGGCGTCACTGTCAGGGGTCCAAACGTGTATGCTCAATTCTACAGTCAATCGGATAATGTCCCACGGCCAAAGACTAAATAtattagaaatgaaatttgtgaTGGAAGGATAGAAATTTGCCCCATGAATGATTTAGTTCTCCCATAGACACAGTGAGCCGCTGTCAGGACTTTAGTGGGACTAATTAGAGTTAAGCCACATCTGAATTGACCGTCTAGTCTTAGTATCCTCTGTGAAGTGAACCATTTAAGATTAAAAGGcattttcttgattaaattatctttgaaaaaaattaagctgAGAGAATAACTTACTATACCAGGCAAGGAATTCTTAACAGCTTCTGTTCCACCGATGACTCGATCGTCCTCTACGGTCAACGTTTGTGCCGATCCTGCACCAAAAGTCAATTGTTTGCTAGACGCACTGATGTCATTCTCATTCATTGAAGGTGATTTGATTACTTTAATCAACGAAGCATACGTCAATGAATAGGGCGACATTGATGGATAATGGAATTCTGACTGCAGCAGATCCAAATAAACCGGAGTCGTTGggattttttcattcaaacttCCGTCAGACAAAATAATATCGAGTCTGGTTGGATTCCATCAACAATTTTCGTAAAcctatttaaattttacagatGTCAATTGATGCTGGGGGAGACTAACAACTTAACGCGAGATCACATGTCTTCCGTCTTCATCTGCGTAGCGACAAATGTTGTACGTGATCGTGGCTCTTGTTTCCATCAGATTATTCAATTAAGGCGACTTCAAATTTGGGTGGAGACCAGCAAGGTTTTTTCCTCCTATTGTGGTGCGCCATCATTCGCCAGTAACCATATATGATGTTACTATTAGACAAACTATGCTGGTCGTATATGTAAGAGAACCTGCTTCAAGTCACGCGGTTAACACGCACATCACAagcaagtttctttttaaattaataacgAGTTCTAGGATTCTATATCTGCTTGCTTAAAGAAAGGACTTGCATCGTAACCTTCgcattccatttttactttattgttgggggaaatagaaaaactgcGCTTCGAGAGTATTTGTAATCATCCAAGGCAAAAACAGCTAAAAGTGTATAAGGCGAGTGGATTGAACAGATACGTAGCCTATCTTCAATAATGCCGCCCGTACGCGACAGATAGCTTAAAAGTGCTTGTTTCAGcttagaaaaatggaaaaaatcccTTGTTTACTAAAAACTTAGTAAGCTTAACTTTGCAACACACAGAACCATGAAATATGTAAGCTAAACGTAGCTGGTTCCGTGGTGAGCTAAGAATTGCTGTGTTTTCTGAAGCTTGATTCAGCTTACTCTCATCTATtctagaaaaaagggggaaataaagaaatggcgcGCGCGCACCTTTCTCTAAGCTAAACTAAgctaacttttttatttctaagcTTTTTCGTAAATTTTGGGTCACCTATCCAGTTACTGATGTGATGAGGGGTTGCTGCGTTCTTTGTTGATCGTCACCGTTGGTCCTGTTGTGGCATTATTTGatataatcaaattttcaataacgAATCCTACCAAAATTACAccagatatatttttctcttctcttctttttctctttcccttaaTCCTTTTAATGCATCTATCActtattaaaattacttttaaaattttttattgaatatattaCTCGATGTAATATTAAGCCTAAGTTTATATGGCTTGcatgtttttattaaaaatacttgCAATTTATAtacgtattttattttttatttatagaaaaaaagcgCAGGGTATATCCGTAAGAAATTAGACTATAAAATAGTCAATTTAacggtaaaaataataatttaaattatagaATCTAGATTAAGGGAGCAGATGATGTACATATTGATTGCAGCAGCATGCTGATTATTGATTAGGATAAAAGTTAGCTGTTTTCGGCTGTGTTCAGCTTATATAATCGTTACTTTTCTAATCATAGCATAGAATAAGCTTACATTAACATAAGAATTATATagcataaaaacaaaaagaaaatgttagctgttttcagcttattttttccctagatgataaaacgaaagcttacccaagcttttattttcattacttttattatttcaagcgATTTCAAGTAACTTTAAGAAGAATGAAAAcctaggaagaaaaagtaaaagtaagttCAAGCTTACTAACAAAAAGTATGACCCGAGTTTAAGTCTGCCTGGTAAAATACAAGTAATTTTCAGCTGAATAAAGCTTGACAGAAAAAATCAtcgacggaataaaaaaaatctagctaCGCCAAGCAAAAAAAACCTAACTCTTTGGCTACTATATACAATACAAGCTAATGTAAGCTAACGTAAGCTtgggaaacggggaaaaaaataaaaaagcacttTTAAGCTATCTGTCGCGTACGGGCGGAATCATCCGTTACGTCGACTCGATTGCTACCCATGAAATTGGATAACAGAATAATGCTGGAAACAATCAAATAGAGATTTTGTCGTCATCGCAAccatttttgcaaaaaaagagTTCCCGAGTTCCAAAAGTCTTCTCGGACAATAAGATAAAGTAGCACCTATAGCGACAGTTGAACTGAATTGTAGATTTCAACAGTGATATCAATTTCCTTGTGACGTGTGCATCGAAGAAGCCCGAAGTTTTAAACATCGAGTAAGCTCAATTCTTTATAATACACAAGGACTTTGAACTGCTGCACAGGTTtaatttcacgttttttttcgaaaactcGTTTGTTCCCACCAAATATGTATGTGCTATAGTGCAGCAGCCGGCTTAACCGGTTGAGGAGATTTAAAAGCAAATCTTCGAATGGCTCCGACTATAAATACAACGAGCCACTGTCAGTATTTTGGACGGAATGTAAAATTAGGAGTTTTGACGCATCAGAAATCCCCGTCCAGCCTCTGTCATTTCAAGAACTTAAAATTATGAGAAATAGACACTGAAAAAGTAGTGTAAAATAAACTGTGCATGGTCGAAAGTGACGCCCAAGGCAAGGATTCGGTTTAGCTTCTATTCCACTGACAATTCGATCCTGTTCTAATATAGTGGACGTTTTAGCAGATCCTGCTTTGCTATTCGATTGTCTGCTCGACGCACTACTGGTATTCTCGGGAAATTGTTACTCTAGCCGAGGTAAATGAATgttcaaaaacaattcaacaagGAATGAGATAAACTAATGGATTACACATACGAATTAATGAAAGAtaccaacaacacacacatctaCATTGTTGTTCATAGGGAACACCCGGGTTTAAACCGGGGACAATCCGATCTGCAGTCggatgctctaccactgagctatactcCCCTACTTGCATGAGGTAATGAGTTTTATGAGCTCGAGGAATGCGTCACTAAAATGAAACACGCTAGATTCCACAAGGCGGTTGAACGATCTCGTATTCACCACTGCTAATATCCAcccaaacaaaattcaaaatgttaaattaaaatgagaTCACTTGTCTTCCGTCTTCTGCTCGGGTGGCAAATGTTGTACGTGACTGTGGAACTTGTTTCCATTAGATTATTCAACTGAGGCAACTTCAAAGTTGGGTGGCGACCAGCAAGGTTTATTCCTCCTATTGTGGTGCGTTGGCCAATTGCCATGATATTAACTAGACAAAACGCCAACACAACTTAGTTCACATCGCACGTTTAAACACTATATAGCTTAACATGCACAGCAACACTGTTGCTGCAGCAGTTCCTCtttcaataaaattatacGATTTTATGTATTCTCGCTCAAGAAGGAACTTCAAAACGGGTTCATTTATACAATAAGCTTATCGtcgtattcaaatttttagtttgttgAGACAATATATACTACGCTTACACTACGCTTCATGAATCTTTCAAATCAAACAACAGGGAAAGATAAGTTCTAACAAGTGAATAAGGCTAGTGGATTGAACAAGTAGTCTACGCATCTTTAATAAAGAAGGAATCGTCCGTCTTTAAGACTCCATTACTGCCCACAGAGTTGGAAAAACACAggagagaagaataaaacTGAAACGACGAAACGAACTGAAAGTTTGAAACTGACGTAACGGTGATGGAGTTGAAAAGACCGACACACctccagaaagaaaaaacataggGACAATGGATTATTTAAGAACATGGCGTCATTTTGGTTCCAACTTTAAAGGGAGaggaaacaatttttcgtttttgttaaAGGAATGGGTGAAGATCAGACAAATGTCCGACTTTGGACTACACGATAGGATTATtatgattaaaataattacttatatttctaaaacaatATACAATAAAATTCGCAAATGTCAAATTGGAAATATGATCAGTGTTGTAATTGTGTCATCATTGCTCGTAGAACAAAAAGCGgtatataatttaatttttattgtttattactTGATTGTATGTTGAATGAATTATACGGTAACAGATGTATCTTCATCAAAAGCAAGGTAAATACATTAAGACGACACACAATTGGAACAGCGCCATTTGCAGCGCTTGTTAGTGATAACATCCTTAGGTATTTTTTCGCAATCGATATGATACCAATTCTTGCAGCCTTTGCATTCAACGATTGTTCGGAAACGATCAGGGAAACCGATGTCATCTTCGCTGAAAGGCATTCTGCAATTGCAGAACAATGGGCACCTGTAAAAAGAACTAGGCCTCCAATTGCGGGACTTACGGGATTGAATGGAGGGGAATGGCTCAATTTTTCGGTTGCGACAACACAACAAGAAATGAGCTCGCAAATCGGATTGGTCGTACACAAATTCCGATGGATTTAACTTGAAAGCTAGAGCTGTTGCATTTGCAATAGCAAATAGACCGCAGCTGAAaccgtctttttgtttttgaacgtTCATTATCGAAACCTTTaatactttgttttttttttcaggggaGATTTGAGATACGGCGTAACTGGTGTGCCTGTGGGGCTCGGAACCCATAAGGCTATCGAATATCATGATCCCTTCTTGCTGGCCAAAGCCAGCCGCCGCCACCAACCAGTGATTGTCATTGTCATGAAATATTTGTATCCAAGTTTTTGAGGTTGACATTGGATATGCAAGTGACTGTCCCCACTGCGAATTGAAAAGTGCGCCAATATCAGGGAATTGGCTcctattgaaaataaaatggtttttaatttacaggGGGCTCCAGCTAGTTACTAAAACTATAGGgttcggtaaaaaaaataatggaaatcgCCCAGATGGCttagaaatacaaaaaattcgaattatCGTGCCCGATGATAAGAATGTTTGTGGTCGAGTTTTGCTGTAATACACGATGAATTAACGAACCTTAACATAGCCAAGGCTCCGTTGATATGGTGTGTTCCGAGCCATTCTCTTTCTTGTAAATCCTTTAACCCGTGTTGCTCCAGATATTGGTTGTCCCGAGGgtcaagaaaaacattttccgcACGATCCTGTAGCTCTttgcaaatttcaatttcttcaatcTCTTTTGCCACTGCCGATAGTACCGGtgccacatttttttaatatggaGCCTATATAATGATAAAAACATTAATTGATATGTTTAATAACTTAAAAAGCTTATTGCTCTTTACCTTCTTTGAagttttaatttgtaaaatttcctTAGCGTCAGCAGACCGATCTTTCTTTACAGCTTTCAAATTGGATTGCGATCTCAACCGATTATTACGAAAACTTTCGAGTGTTACTGCGTTACCAGGTAACGAGATGGGAGATTTAATGTTAGAATTGTGAGATGAATTCAAACTGGTTTGAGATTCAGATTCTACGGGTGAACGTGCCGAAACATTTGAACTGTTTTTTGATCCAACTGGTGAAAAAGAAGTCCTTTTAGGAGGTGACGATACAGATCCTGATCCGAAGGAGAACCGAGCTGCCGAAGTAATTGAAGTGTTCGGAGATGGAACTGGTGACAAGGAAATCCTTTGAGTTGATGCAACAGATTTTGATGCGACTGGGGACCATGCTGTTGCCGGTTTATTGCCAAGTTTTGTCGGGactggaaattttttcgtcttctcaGCATCTACGTCCAACTTACGTGGTTGCTTTCTACCTGATGTCTTGTCGGCAGCCTTGCGATTGTTTTTCAGTGCCATCGTAGTATTTTTCGGTTTCTTCGTTTCATGGTCAAATGACCCAAGAAAAATTTGGCAACCAATCAAATGGGCACACAAGTCTGTTGCGGGGCATGAGCATTTCAACGCAGAATATGTTTTAGGGATGAGTGTTACGATTCTGTTTTCGCTATTGGTTGTCCTTTTTATGACATATTCTCCTGGACTAACTCTTGTAATCAGGTCATCCTTGTTCAGACGTGAAGCTATCTCATGCTTTGTAAAATCAGCAAAATTGTCTTTTAAATTCTTGTCTTCTCctgcattttgaattttcaattgaatctaaacaaaaaacaaataaataagtaaCAAAATCACAGAAACTAAATTAATTATATGCACCTCTGTTTTGAGCTTTGAATACACTGACATCATCTCCGGCACAATTTCTGATGGCGGTAAACATTTCTCAAACACAGGCTTATCTTTCTCTTTATCATAAAGCTAACAAccacaaaaatgaaaagcgggaatgttttataaatttatgcATGTTGATACCTTGGATAGAGACTTTTTGAGGGTCAGATCTCCCATAGCGTATCTTCCTCTTAGGATTTCTATGTCGTGGTATTGACATAATAATGAGAAGCCTCGAGCAATGACATCAACTGGTCTCTCTTCCCAGTCTTGGAGACGCTTCAAGACGCAGTTAAAAGATTCCGAGGCGTTGGTATCGCCGGTTAACAACCCATGCAATCGGAGTGTCCACCGACCAATGAAAGCTATTTTTGagtgtatttcttttttgtaataatCCTTAAACGCCTAAAAATACCgattcgaaaaaataagaaaacatttttttaatctgaggacaaaatttgaaaaatgctgGTAAAGGAACTTACTTGTTTCCATTGTTTTCCATCACTCAGGATCTCACTATATCTTTTATGGTATTTCAGCTCCGTTGATTTTTGGAAAAGTGAGCGTAAATCGCTCATATACTGATCTACTTCCTCTCTTTTCGTGATGCCTGAGCGATACAGTGCTCTTTTAGCATTTTCGAATAGGTGTCCCCAATCTAGATATCGCTGCATGTGAGGAAAATGGGTGCTTATGGCTGACACAAAAGCATCTTCTCCGTCAGTAGTGATGAAGGTACTATTTGAAGAAAcctgtaaaattaatttctatgAATATAACACGAAGATaatgaatataaataataGTATAGTCTATACCAAAGAAGGAAACCATTCTgctatttttctgaaaaacGCGTGATGAACATCCATCGTTTTCCTTTCATGCATCATCAATACAAAAGGCTTCACTGGTTCTTGATCGAATTCCAAGTAACGGACTATCAATACGGATACATAAATGTCTCCCAGCTTGAAAGTCGTATCGTACTGGAACCCAAGACTTCCAAGGTCGGGACGATCAATTAAGCCCATAATTTTTGAGGCCAGCGGCTCAAGATACATCATGCATATGAAATTAGGGTAGGTTTGTATGTGCTTCACAAAGTTAGATTCAACTGCCCCAAAATGTAAATTGTAAAACGCATCGCTACTCAGACGAAATTTTTGTCGTTCCATAGCTTGCGCATTCTGAACTTGTTTTATGTTACGGGGAGCCATCACTAAGTGACGATTTGCTTCTTCAGGAGCTTCGCAAACAAGTTCCTTATATGCATTGCATGGCGCACCTATACGTTGTTTGATTTCCTCTCTAGTTGATTGAGCCGTCATGGTGAagtttctgtttcttttataaaaaatttgtacagAGCATGAAGAATATATCGAATATATAGAACCTCCATAATAACCCACGTAATACGCCAGCAGTCAAAATACAAATATAGTTAAAAACGATAACTAAGGCAAAAggtttcccccaaaaaatatagttTGAAAAGACCTACCTTTTTTCACCTTTCGCGTTTCCGTGCGCGAATTCTTTTTGCACGCTGGAATCACCGGTATACTGTATGAGATATCGTAATGGGTGTTTCGGATTCCAGTAGGCAATCCTACGGAACTCAAAAGATTCCTCCTTGTTTGGTAGCTGAGTgtagaaattgattttcttgcaTGGGACTCCATCATACTGAATAATGCTCCCACTCCTTTGTCTCCAATGCCAACCATCCGCTCTCCAGTCTGTATGAAATCAACCATAATTAATAGCTCATGATCATAGTTATcataattattaatcaattaaCCATGATTACATACGACGACAAATCAATTCACAAAAATctacattataaaaaaatagtctTCACACTTAAGCTACGCCGAGCAACGTTCATACACACTTAACTTCATGCACACTTACACTTAATTCGTTCACGTAGCTTAACTCGTtcacacaaaacaaatttggatCGAACTAAACAATAtagtaaataacaaaatataccTTGGGCATGGGCCTCTGAATTAGCCTCGAACAAGTAGAGCACTCCCCCTTCGGATCTCACCAAATGTTCCGAAACTGGAGGCAGAACTTCAATCTTACTCaagacattattttttttataggccTATTCAAAGCTATTGCCTATTTATTAACTTTCCGGCTTTCCAAAGTGAATCCCATTTAGCCAtgtcctcttttttccttcatttctaattttacgTCCGCTCTAGAATGTTTCATATTTTGAgttgaaatcatttgtttcagttttatcaaatattattcaatAGTTCGGtttaaaaaggagagagaacgCATTACACaatacagaaaaatttcaaacattgaGTGCAATTTTATACTATTTGTAACATTTGATTGATTAAATTGTAATTGTGATTCTCCCTTACATTGAAATACCTAAATGAATCCTTTAAAAGAATCATATTAAGCAACAGGCAGTTGACAATaccaagtaaaaaaatctgttgtCGGCTGCTTGTTGCGCGCATATACTTTCTCTCACTTCGCGCGCATAATAGTTTTGAGACGCGCATTTCCCCCATGCCATGCGCGCATTTTAGTGTTTTTACGAGCATTTTCCCTTCGTCCTGCGCGCATTTTAGTGTGGTCGCGCGCAaaattccggaaaattttgacgcgcattttagttttttacgcGCAAGAAAAATTCCGCGCATATTAGTAGCCGCGCAAAGCGCAGGCGCGCACGCGCATTTTAGTTACACCCTTGGATCAGAGGGGTTGCAACATAATGAAGACACATGATATCAACATCACTCTCATGATTCAGAATACCTGAATTTTCCATCAACCTACATATTTGAGAAAGAAATGAGTAACCGACAAGAAGCTTAATACTCGTAAAAAGGATGCCATATGAAATGTGGACTGAATAACGCGAGTGAAATTGTGTGTCATATGGCGGCAAAAGGATTTAATAACGCTTTGGAATTGGCCATGTGTTTCATGATAGGCAAAACTTGAATTGTATGTAAGTGACAAACAGGGTACAAACTTAGAAAATTCATCAATCTTTAAGTGAATACCAAAGCGCCATCTAAGAAAATATGAAtagtaaaatatttcaataacatATATGCTATGAGATCTACAGTACTACCTAGATAGTGTGAAACACTCAGAAGTACACCAAACTATGCTGGAAGACGAAAAACCTACatgtaaaataacaaaatcatgAACATGGAAATTGTATTAATGTAAAATCTGCACAGTCTACAGAATTGAAGAAAGATACTGTATACAACAATTGAGCATGCCAAGAAGTTTTagaaagaaatgagaagaatatctagtaaaaaaatgaatacaaatttttcaacaatctttcgcatttttttacagCGTTTAAATATGTTACCTGATCTACAGAATTCCATTGTAGGGAATTTATCCGATAAATTGTAAGAAACGGATGTGTCTCATAAGTCATAAGCTACATACATTAATGAGAAAATGATtgagtgtatgtgtgtgtgactgtgtgTACTGTGTAGTGATGAAAAAATGATGACAGCCATTTTAGGAATTCTTTCTGTCAAATGAAGATTCTGTTCACGCTAGATGACACTATGAGGATCACCATAAATTTTGTGCTCATATTTTTCCATCCTAGATGGCGAAGCCGTCGAATACCTCTTATTTAGTAACACCGCATTATAAACCTACGATTGAATAAGCCAGATTGAAATGCGAGATTGAACTAATtctaaataattattaaatgatgtactaaaatcaataataagtGCATTTGTAATGGTTGGTGTAAATGGTATTTAAAACCTTCATTAAGTTATTGTATTCAATTTCATTATAATTTTCATATTCTAAATAATTTATGACTGggaattgtttgatttgtttaccATTAACACTATCATTACGTTTTCCATTAGTTAACTGTTTACCATTACGATTAACTTCACCATTACCTATTACATTTCCCTTTAAAGGTGGCACGAACGGCTTGCCATACACAGATCTCCAACCAGCTCCTagagaaataatgaaaatgattaaatGTGGTTGTAATGGATCCTGTGACAACAACAGATGTGCCAGTCatcaaaatggaataaaatgtACAACTTCATGCTAAAATTGCAAAGGTGtgagttttttaaatgttaaaaacctgggaaaaaaataatgggaaCTAAAATGTCCGATTACGGCATTGTCGGATTGAAAAATCCCGACTTTCCGAATTGTGAAATAGGTCTATAGGGTCcttgcatgaataagggattcctttaaaaaaaatataatcaggatcagtttttcacgctgattctcatggtattttttttttatttttaaaataataatttc
This region of Daphnia pulex isolate KAP4 chromosome 9, ASM2113471v1 genomic DNA includes:
- the LOC124201644 gene encoding granzyme M-like, with amino-acid sequence MSPYSLTYASLIKVIKSPSMNENDISASSKQLTFGAGSAQTLTVEDDRVIGGTEAVKNSLPGIRILRLDGQFRCGLTLISPTKVLTAAHCVYGRTKSFMGLWPWDIIRLTVELSIHVWTPDSDAQVVKKVKSAARHPLFLTDINLANGVAVLTLDSPVTHTSTISPVSLPSDSSNDQYASQRASWMGNDV